Proteins found in one Gardnerella vaginalis ATCC 14018 = JCM 11026 genomic segment:
- a CDS encoding FadR/GntR family transcriptional regulator gives MEETFNSHEDDEMTTLDRLSFLQASSNSNSAPITARKRCDETMDAIRSLILRERLQPKDMLPTEPMLCNLIGASRSSVREAIRKLEALNIVEVKQGKGMFVGSLSLDPMVETLAFRSLISINKNFEDLSDVVEMRKFLDLGCADKVVESLKGTQHPELEALSEIMTKEAHAGKTFLEQDIAFHTGILRAVNNTIAEQFVRCLWLVHMAVLPQLGLEVSDELEKTARAHELMLKTAIAGDADGYRQAVNDHYEPIQSILLNRLHKH, from the coding sequence ATGGAAGAGACATTTAACAGCCATGAAGACGACGAGATGACAACACTAGATCGTTTATCTTTCTTACAGGCAAGCTCAAACTCAAACTCCGCTCCAATCACAGCTAGAAAACGCTGCGATGAAACAATGGATGCAATCAGGTCGCTCATATTAAGAGAACGCTTGCAGCCAAAAGATATGCTGCCAACAGAACCAATGCTTTGCAACTTGATTGGTGCATCAAGGTCATCGGTGCGCGAGGCGATTCGCAAGCTGGAAGCGCTTAATATTGTGGAAGTTAAGCAAGGAAAAGGCATGTTTGTTGGCTCATTATCGCTTGATCCAATGGTGGAAACACTCGCTTTTCGCTCCTTAATATCCATTAATAAGAATTTTGAAGATTTAAGCGATGTTGTAGAAATGCGAAAATTCCTAGACCTTGGATGCGCGGATAAGGTGGTTGAGTCACTTAAAGGAACGCAGCATCCAGAATTGGAGGCGCTTTCGGAAATAATGACTAAAGAAGCACATGCTGGAAAAACGTTCTTGGAACAAGACATTGCTTTCCACACTGGTATTTTGCGCGCGGTAAACAATACGATTGCAGAGCAATTCGTGCGATGCTTGTGGCTTGTGCATATGGCGGTTTTGCCACAATTGGGGTTGGAAGTTTCGGACGAGCTTGAAAAAACCGCTAGAGCGCACGAGCTTATGCTAAAAACGGCTATTGCGGGAGACGCAGATGGATATAGACAGGCGGTAAACGACCATTACGAGCCAATTCAGTCGATTTTGCTTAATAGACTGCATAAGCACTAA
- a CDS encoding sialidase family protein, translating to MERRSTKTTSLIEDIADIKGSEHTRFNHATIKITPSSEIKKYSENESGINRKDKNEEINQNEGIIGFKFVANSDCDLLDIKPAQKSEASAQQEHTTPIIKISIKEDAPLLSAQNLLEDSADANGAKEIALQMEDALGACDGREHDFAITYGSFGSRFYLDGYQCFASATNLGPQRVSGKAAEVCAAQAESSQIYDFYYSSHLPNPEEIANSATQAQPDIWFAGPTICARDIKRVSCNSSGTLHIQFRLRGPGQHGVLFAAGTVGTKTNLESSEKISVYAGPEGIKITLIDSETCIKSVIEAAASVDDGEWHDLIIRANRGAIDIYVDGYSESHNIGQFWFANIPELNAVSIGEDLRGVRLMGEARTGGIYFSALTEGQIQRISRVKPLVTTALFDTGYAGSRSYRIPSLVKTRMGTLIAGADQRTSVSNDAPNHINFVIRRSTDGGKTWKPLQTVINMPGKNLGKLGASAIDSCPILDPAGKSERINVLIDLNPSGIGLTNCKTDVGVDECGRIKMEDRFGRHYAALMDGSAAVKLPCDSSEKECATKWLVFPDGSIKNCDSHNDLRNNSHSNQTCDSSTWNIWKSQEIASESQPLFAEKTCYIAQIYSDDDGKTWSATRLIDHMVKEPWMSFAGVCPGNGIVIRQSEKHYGRILVPFYCSGKSKSHYSSGALISDDDGKTWSRGKMINEGRLINGKIVDPATMQDDDATSSETVFVERKNGDILAFFRNQNRSGCVGKAISHDCGETWSELIFDTSLPEIFSQPSATCFNSENADNADCIAFANASQMMPYRGRGVVRFSYDGGKTWAKSVCINPFHHVYQCLSSSNKRTLQLLWERETTGIYITAIDSNLWKQDNLQIDFKSNAKSLNNTDLDCIKNKINTSEKMKDLEEGSLTRTERSQHGRDI from the coding sequence ATGGAACGTCGTTCAACGAAGACGACGAGCCTTATTGAAGATATCGCGGATATCAAAGGTTCGGAGCACACGCGATTCAACCATGCCACAATAAAAATTACACCATCTAGTGAAATCAAAAAATATAGCGAAAACGAATCGGGAATCAATCGCAAAGATAAAAACGAGGAAATAAATCAGAACGAAGGAATAATAGGGTTTAAATTTGTAGCAAATTCGGATTGTGATTTATTAGATATTAAGCCCGCGCAAAAGTCGGAAGCTTCTGCACAACAAGAGCACACAACTCCAATAATAAAAATAAGTATTAAAGAAGACGCTCCCCTGCTTAGTGCACAAAATCTTTTAGAAGATAGCGCCGACGCAAACGGTGCGAAAGAAATTGCACTACAAATGGAAGATGCGCTAGGCGCATGCGACGGGCGCGAACACGATTTTGCAATAACGTACGGAAGTTTTGGAAGCCGATTCTATTTAGACGGATACCAATGCTTTGCGAGCGCAACGAATCTTGGGCCGCAAAGAGTGAGCGGAAAAGCGGCCGAAGTGTGTGCAGCGCAGGCAGAATCTTCGCAAATCTACGACTTTTACTACTCAAGTCACTTGCCAAATCCAGAAGAAATCGCAAATTCGGCCACTCAAGCACAGCCAGACATATGGTTTGCAGGACCTACGATTTGTGCAAGAGACATAAAACGCGTATCTTGCAACTCAAGCGGAACTTTGCACATTCAATTTAGATTGCGCGGACCTGGCCAACATGGAGTGCTTTTTGCTGCTGGAACTGTTGGAACAAAAACTAATCTAGAATCTAGCGAAAAAATAAGCGTGTACGCAGGACCAGAAGGCATAAAAATCACGCTAATCGACAGCGAAACGTGCATAAAAAGCGTAATCGAAGCAGCCGCAAGCGTTGACGACGGCGAATGGCACGACTTGATTATTCGCGCAAATCGCGGAGCAATCGACATTTACGTAGACGGATACAGCGAGTCACACAATATAGGACAATTCTGGTTTGCAAATATACCAGAATTAAACGCAGTGAGTATAGGCGAAGACTTGCGCGGAGTGCGACTAATGGGCGAAGCTAGAACAGGCGGAATCTACTTTAGCGCACTAACCGAAGGACAAATCCAAAGAATATCAAGAGTAAAGCCGCTTGTAACAACCGCATTATTCGATACGGGATATGCGGGCTCTCGCAGCTACAGAATACCGTCTCTTGTAAAAACGCGCATGGGAACGCTAATCGCAGGAGCAGACCAGCGAACAAGCGTTTCAAACGACGCTCCAAACCACATAAACTTTGTGATTCGCAGATCCACAGATGGCGGAAAAACGTGGAAGCCTTTGCAAACCGTAATCAACATGCCTGGCAAAAACCTTGGAAAACTGGGCGCGAGCGCAATCGACTCCTGCCCTATTTTAGATCCAGCGGGAAAAAGCGAAAGAATTAACGTATTAATAGACCTTAATCCTAGCGGAATTGGGTTAACAAATTGCAAAACCGATGTAGGCGTTGACGAATGCGGAAGAATCAAGATGGAAGATCGCTTTGGCAGACACTACGCAGCATTGATGGATGGGAGCGCGGCCGTAAAACTGCCATGCGATTCTAGCGAAAAAGAATGCGCAACAAAGTGGCTAGTTTTCCCAGACGGAAGTATAAAAAATTGCGATTCGCACAATGACTTACGCAATAACTCGCACAGTAATCAAACTTGCGACAGTTCCACGTGGAACATATGGAAATCGCAAGAAATTGCAAGCGAAAGTCAGCCATTATTCGCCGAAAAAACGTGTTATATAGCGCAAATCTACTCGGACGACGACGGCAAAACGTGGAGCGCGACACGTCTAATCGATCACATGGTTAAGGAGCCATGGATGAGCTTCGCTGGAGTATGCCCAGGGAATGGAATTGTTATTAGACAAAGCGAGAAACATTACGGCAGAATACTTGTGCCATTCTATTGCAGCGGCAAAAGCAAATCGCACTATTCTTCGGGAGCGCTTATTTCGGACGACGACGGCAAAACATGGAGCCGAGGCAAAATGATTAACGAAGGACGATTAATCAACGGAAAAATCGTAGACCCTGCAACAATGCAAGACGACGATGCCACAAGCTCCGAAACTGTGTTTGTTGAACGCAAAAATGGCGACATTCTAGCTTTCTTCCGAAATCAAAATCGCTCGGGATGTGTAGGCAAAGCCATTAGTCACGATTGCGGAGAAACGTGGAGCGAGCTGATTTTTGACACAAGTTTGCCAGAAATATTCAGCCAGCCGAGCGCAACCTGTTTTAACAGCGAAAATGCAGACAACGCAGACTGTATAGCGTTTGCAAACGCAAGCCAAATGATGCCTTATCGCGGTCGCGGAGTTGTGAGGTTTAGCTACGACGGCGGAAAAACGTGGGCAAAAAGCGTGTGCATAAACCCATTCCACCACGTTTATCAATGCCTTAGCTCTAGCAATAAACGAACTTTGCAACTACTGTGGGAAAGAGAGACTACTGGAATTTATATAACAGCAATAGATTCCAATCTTTGGAAGCAGGATAATTTACAAATAGATTTTAAAAGCAATGCAAAAAGTTTAAACAATACAGACTTAGATTGTATAAAAAATAAAATAAACACAAGTGAAAAAATGAAAGATTTAGAAGAAGGAAGCCTTACGCGAACTGAAAGGAGCCAACATGGAAGAGACATTTAA
- the tgt gene encoding tRNA guanosine(34) transglycosylase Tgt, whose protein sequence is MPSNRVKGMTNLIEHPRGAEPGKPGDRNEFSFTTKTRLENTADGKGKDGARYGRTGVIRTPHGDIHTPAFVPVATQAAMKAVLPESIKDLGGQCMLSNAFHLYERPGEDILDEAGGLAKFMNWDGPTFTDSGGFQVLSLGAGFKKTLAMDVTGMKSDDVIAEGKERMAFVDEDGVTFKSPLNGSIHRFSAEISMGIQHKLGADIMFAFDELTTLMNTRRYQEESVERTFRWAKRCVAEHKRLTEARLGKPYQALYGVVQGANYEDLRRHAAEQIASLDFDGVGIGGAIEKRIIGDTCAWICDAMPENRPRHVLGIAAVDDIFACVENGGDTFDCVAPARCGRNGAIFTRHGRYNVKRAEFKHDQGPLEAGCDCYTCTHYSRMYVSHLLRAKEMNGYTLATIHNEQFFVKLLDDIRASIDGGYFEDFRDESLAHYYENGSRG, encoded by the coding sequence ATGCCTTCTAATAGAGTAAAAGGTATGACTAATCTTATTGAACACCCACGCGGAGCAGAGCCTGGTAAGCCTGGAGATCGCAATGAATTCTCGTTTACAACAAAAACGCGTTTGGAAAATACGGCGGACGGCAAGGGAAAAGATGGAGCTAGATACGGGCGTACAGGCGTGATTCGCACGCCTCACGGGGATATTCATACGCCTGCTTTTGTGCCTGTTGCAACTCAAGCCGCAATGAAGGCCGTGCTGCCAGAGTCAATAAAAGACTTGGGCGGCCAATGCATGCTTTCTAACGCATTCCACTTATATGAGCGCCCTGGTGAAGACATTTTAGACGAAGCTGGCGGTCTTGCAAAGTTTATGAACTGGGATGGCCCAACTTTTACGGATTCTGGCGGATTCCAAGTGCTTTCGCTTGGCGCTGGTTTTAAGAAAACTCTTGCAATGGACGTTACAGGCATGAAGTCCGACGATGTTATTGCAGAAGGTAAAGAGCGTATGGCATTCGTTGACGAGGATGGCGTAACGTTTAAGTCCCCTCTAAACGGCTCAATTCACCGATTTAGCGCAGAAATCTCAATGGGTATTCAACACAAGCTTGGCGCAGATATTATGTTTGCTTTCGATGAGCTTACAACTTTGATGAATACTCGTCGATATCAAGAAGAGTCCGTTGAGCGCACTTTCCGCTGGGCTAAGCGTTGTGTTGCCGAACACAAGCGATTAACCGAGGCGCGATTAGGAAAGCCGTATCAGGCGTTGTATGGCGTTGTTCAGGGAGCGAATTACGAGGATTTGCGTAGGCACGCGGCAGAGCAGATTGCTTCGCTCGACTTTGATGGCGTCGGAATTGGTGGAGCAATTGAAAAGCGCATTATTGGAGACACTTGCGCTTGGATCTGCGATGCTATGCCAGAAAATCGCCCTCGCCACGTGCTTGGAATTGCTGCAGTTGACGACATTTTTGCTTGCGTAGAAAACGGCGGAGATACGTTTGATTGCGTGGCGCCTGCGCGATGCGGCCGAAACGGCGCGATTTTTACTCGCCACGGACGATACAACGTAAAGCGCGCCGAATTTAAGCACGATCAGGGACCGCTTGAAGCTGGATGCGATTGCTACACTTGCACGCATTATTCGCGCATGTATGTTAGCCATTTACTGCGTGCTAAAGAGATGAACGGATACACGCTTGCTACGATTCACAACGAGCAATTCTTTGTTAAGCTTCTAGACGACATTCGCGCGTCGATTGACGGCGGATATTTTGAAGACTTCCGCGATGAATCGCTTGCGCACTACTACGAAAATGGCTCGCGCGGATAA
- a CDS encoding S1C family serine protease yields the protein MADDIYDSKAYDSSEVQSEQSSQGQSQTEETKQTSQGEPQIYRPAPEYGAYGPVNTGDGSDENNSANSTVAGDSSANDGEESSRNTVNGDYARSDDNLDNPFLPYGDPYSGNIKNSRFGNPYDLSDDAADGDAADSDAGDNQDDAVHGEVQVVNQGSNQNPNQGPNQGPHVVYKKRGARKESRENSNITVAIVSSIISAVVCVVVMSFAITQGLISIPGSGTLADVGTQSSSKGTAVVKGGQSPDWRSVAKNVSGGVVSIQARNDKNMSKGSGAIIDKQGHVVTNNHVIAGMQQLQVTLSNGQIYKAKLVGTDKTTDLAVLKVDGLPSNVKPVEFADSDALAVGEPVMAIGNPLGYDDTATTGIVSALNRPVSVMDDQSRSEIVTNAVQIDAAINPGNSGGPTFDAAGKVIGINSSIAATSARGGTAGSIGIGFAIPSNLVKRVVNEIIKNGSVKHVALGIMVKSVNVTQNNITRGGAQVASVTPGAPAAKGGMRAGDTIVAFNGKPVTSNYSLLGFVRATALGDKATITVVRGNGTVNLTVKFNQEEAAVNGATRQDPRSLRKRGSKKPDSSDKKSQNNNGGDSSDGDDDPLDQLPRGGDDDSDDGGIFDPFGFW from the coding sequence ATGGCTGACGATATTTATGATTCTAAGGCCTATGATTCTAGTGAAGTGCAATCTGAGCAGTCTTCACAAGGACAGTCACAGACGGAGGAGACTAAGCAGACTAGTCAGGGTGAACCTCAGATTTATCGTCCTGCTCCGGAATATGGTGCATATGGTCCTGTTAATACTGGCGACGGAAGCGATGAGAATAATTCTGCAAACTCTACGGTTGCTGGCGACTCTTCTGCTAATGATGGTGAAGAATCGTCAAGAAACACAGTTAACGGAGATTATGCGCGTTCGGATGACAATTTGGATAATCCATTCTTGCCTTATGGTGATCCCTATAGCGGCAATATTAAAAATTCTAGATTTGGGAATCCTTATGATTTGAGTGATGATGCTGCTGATGGCGATGCTGCTGATAGCGATGCTGGCGATAATCAGGATGATGCAGTTCATGGCGAAGTACAGGTCGTAAATCAGGGTTCAAATCAGAATCCAAATCAGGGTCCAAATCAAGGTCCACATGTAGTGTACAAAAAGCGTGGCGCTAGAAAAGAGTCCAGAGAAAACTCAAATATAACAGTGGCGATTGTATCGTCAATTATTTCTGCAGTGGTATGCGTTGTTGTAATGTCATTCGCTATCACTCAAGGACTAATTTCTATTCCAGGTTCGGGAACGCTTGCAGATGTAGGCACACAATCATCTTCAAAAGGAACAGCAGTAGTAAAAGGTGGTCAATCTCCAGATTGGCGTTCGGTTGCTAAAAACGTTTCTGGCGGCGTTGTGTCTATTCAGGCGCGCAATGACAAGAATATGAGCAAAGGCTCTGGGGCAATAATCGACAAGCAAGGTCATGTTGTTACAAACAATCACGTTATTGCTGGAATGCAACAGTTGCAAGTAACGCTATCTAATGGCCAGATTTACAAGGCAAAGCTTGTTGGAACCGATAAAACTACCGATTTGGCTGTGCTTAAAGTAGACGGTTTACCAAGTAACGTAAAGCCAGTTGAGTTTGCTGATTCTGATGCTCTTGCTGTTGGAGAACCTGTGATGGCAATTGGAAATCCTCTTGGTTACGACGATACTGCTACAACAGGCATTGTTTCCGCGCTTAATCGCCCAGTTTCCGTTATGGATGATCAGAGTCGTTCGGAAATCGTAACAAATGCTGTGCAAATTGACGCTGCAATCAATCCTGGTAATTCTGGCGGACCAACTTTTGATGCTGCTGGAAAAGTAATCGGTATTAATTCTTCTATTGCCGCAACTTCTGCTAGAGGCGGCACAGCAGGGTCTATTGGAATTGGATTTGCTATTCCGTCTAATCTTGTTAAGCGCGTAGTAAACGAGATTATTAAGAATGGTTCTGTAAAACACGTTGCTCTTGGAATTATGGTTAAAAGCGTGAACGTAACGCAAAATAACATTACGCGCGGCGGCGCTCAAGTGGCGTCTGTAACTCCTGGCGCTCCTGCAGCAAAAGGCGGAATGCGTGCTGGAGATACAATCGTGGCGTTTAATGGAAAGCCTGTGACAAGCAATTATTCGCTTTTGGGATTTGTGCGCGCTACCGCTTTGGGAGATAAGGCAACAATAACAGTTGTTCGTGGTAACGGAACTGTCAATCTAACAGTCAAGTTTAACCAAGAAGAAGCTGCTGTTAATGGCGCAACTCGTCAAGACCCTCGATCCTTGAGGAAGCGCGGAAGTAAAAAGCCTGATTCTTCCGATAAGAAGAGCCAGAACAACAATGGAGGCGATTCTTCAGATGGAGATGATGATCCTTTGGATCAGCTCCCTCGAGGCGGAGACGACGATTCTGACGATGGTGGCATTTTTGACCCATTCGGTTTCTGGTAA
- a CDS encoding nitroreductase family protein: MTYKDFCQLASERFSARDFLNKPIEQNVLESILHTASLAPSWSNTRAYALAIAQGGKKDCIVKAYLDKCNAMLKAKDKSLSESERAQFAQESAPNGDVPVAKPYPDDLKQRSAKLGLALYSHLGIERHDFAARNAHTRRNFEAFGAPVIGFVLARRDFMPFAAMDAGLMLQTLFLAAKDLGVDSCPLGVLATWRDPLDAEFDVPENMELLTGFALGYASDSHTNEFRAEHPKIELL; this comes from the coding sequence ATGACTTACAAAGATTTTTGCCAACTTGCATCGGAGCGGTTTTCTGCACGCGACTTTTTGAATAAGCCGATTGAGCAAAACGTTTTAGAGTCAATATTGCACACTGCTTCTCTTGCGCCAAGCTGGAGCAACACAAGAGCTTATGCGCTTGCGATTGCGCAAGGTGGCAAAAAAGATTGCATTGTGAAAGCTTATTTAGATAAGTGCAATGCAATGCTTAAAGCCAAAGATAAGAGTTTGAGCGAATCTGAGCGCGCTCAGTTTGCTCAAGAGTCAGCGCCTAATGGCGACGTTCCTGTTGCAAAGCCGTACCCCGACGATTTAAAGCAGCGAAGCGCTAAACTCGGTCTAGCGTTATATTCGCATTTAGGAATCGAAAGGCACGATTTTGCAGCCAGGAACGCCCATACGCGCAGAAATTTCGAAGCTTTTGGAGCACCCGTTATTGGCTTTGTTTTAGCTAGACGCGATTTTATGCCATTTGCTGCAATGGATGCAGGTCTTATGCTACAAACGCTGTTTCTTGCTGCTAAAGATTTAGGCGTTGACTCTTGTCCGCTTGGAGTTTTGGCTACTTGGCGAGATCCGCTAGACGCGGAGTTTGATGTTCCAGAAAACATGGAGCTTTTAACTGGATTTGCGCTTGGGTATGCTAGCGATTCGCACACAAACGAGTTTAGAGCCGAGCATCCAAAGATTGAGCTGCTTTAG
- the rlmB gene encoding 23S rRNA (guanosine(2251)-2'-O)-methyltransferase RlmB, producing MAMKKGPTKGSGGKHRNALRGKGPTPKAEDRVYHKAYFAKKAAIKRTFADPRLAARRRVDKLGTDSDELVIGRNAALEALRVGVPSTQLYVANRIEHDDRTREIVKLAGMQGLRLLEADRLEMDRIAHSTNHQGIILKVQPYQYYSLQELVDRAEKKSRAMEAADSSAARINARPLFIALDGVTDPQNLGAVIRSAAAFGANGVILPERRSASVTAAAWKVSAGAAAHLPVARVVNLNKAIQGLRERGWYAIGLDGGGDKLVGETGFETDPLVVVLGSEGKGMSRLTREACDAIAGIPISSAVESLNASVAAGISLYAVANARRLAALSQN from the coding sequence ATGGCTATGAAAAAAGGACCGACCAAGGGGTCGGGTGGAAAACATCGTAATGCATTGCGCGGCAAGGGACCTACTCCTAAAGCAGAGGACCGCGTGTATCATAAGGCTTATTTCGCTAAAAAGGCTGCGATTAAGCGCACATTTGCAGATCCGCGTTTGGCAGCTAGACGAAGAGTAGATAAGTTGGGCACAGATAGCGACGAGTTGGTAATTGGGCGAAATGCAGCTCTTGAAGCTTTGCGCGTAGGCGTTCCTAGCACGCAGCTTTATGTTGCAAATCGCATTGAGCACGACGATCGCACGCGCGAAATCGTTAAGCTTGCTGGCATGCAAGGCTTGCGGCTTTTGGAAGCGGATCGCTTGGAAATGGATCGCATTGCTCACAGCACCAATCATCAAGGCATTATATTAAAAGTGCAGCCTTATCAATATTATTCGCTGCAAGAGCTTGTTGATCGCGCAGAAAAGAAGTCTCGCGCTATGGAGGCGGCGGATTCTTCAGCCGCTCGCATTAACGCGCGCCCATTGTTTATAGCACTAGATGGCGTTACTGATCCGCAAAATCTTGGTGCTGTTATTCGATCCGCAGCAGCTTTTGGCGCAAATGGTGTAATCTTGCCTGAGCGCAGAAGCGCATCTGTTACAGCTGCCGCTTGGAAGGTTTCTGCAGGAGCTGCAGCACACTTGCCTGTTGCTCGCGTTGTGAATTTAAACAAGGCGATTCAAGGTTTGCGCGAACGCGGATGGTACGCGATTGGTCTTGACGGTGGCGGCGACAAGCTTGTTGGCGAAACTGGTTTTGAAACAGATCCGCTTGTCGTAGTTCTTGGAAGCGAAGGCAAGGGCATGAGTCGCCTAACGCGTGAAGCTTGCGATGCTATTGCTGGAATCCCAATCTCTAGCGCTGTTGAATCGCTTAACGCATCCGTTGCAGCTGGAATCAGCTTGTATGCTGTTGCTAACGCTCGTAGGCTTGCCGCCTTGAGTCAAAATTAG